A DNA window from Pongo abelii isolate AG06213 chromosome 2, NHGRI_mPonAbe1-v2.0_pri, whole genome shotgun sequence contains the following coding sequences:
- the LOC129058554 gene encoding 10 kDa heat shock protein, mitochondrial, with the protein MAGQAFRKFLPLFDRVLVERSAAETVTKGGIMLPEKSQGKVLQATVVAVGSGSKGKGGEIQPVSVKVGDKVLLPEYGGTKVVLDDKDYFLFRDGDILGKYVD; encoded by the coding sequence ATGGCAGGACAAGCGTTTAGAAAGTTTCTTCCACTCTTTGACCGAGTATTGGTTGAAAGGAGTGCTGCTGAAACTGTAACCAAAGGAGGCATTATGCTTCCAGAAAAATCTCAAGGAAAAGTATTGCAAGCAACAGTAGTCGCTGTTGGATCGGGTTCCAAAGGAAAGGGTGGAGAGATTCAACCAGTTAGCGTGAAAGTTGGAGATAAAGTTCTTCTCCCAGAATATGGAGGCACCAAAGTAGTTCTAGATGACAAGGATTATTTCCTATTTAGAGATGGTGACATTCTTGGAAAGTACGTAGACTGA